Proteins encoded together in one Nyctibius grandis isolate bNycGra1 chromosome 1, bNycGra1.pri, whole genome shotgun sequence window:
- the AKAP12 gene encoding A-kinase anchor protein 12 isoform X1 has product MGAGDSRGAGSSTEPPAPRDGDGDGRISPELLPAGKAAEPQPPAEPATVVHPLLPVPGVNEDNLEHDAPRPEPQQPGAVAVPQGLDGQQPEVASALQEPPREGAEAAGTNVGQTEHSSVTLKEDTETMETSPSDSNTKDGIDAEKEDAHTVKQLQSSEEDAEDLDHASDPQSYDLGFKKVFKFVGFRFTVKKEKTGKSEAVQLLTVKKETQVPEGADDQKEVSSEEVAMPVDALSAEDNTKDTLKNEKTEEESPKTPEANEICSQSAALATDIASPLRKFFTQGWTGFRKKKNFRKPEEDELQSPMKEEEQEKEGATLTAETSEKEEKSEFEKQEEKNVTAVTIEVHEKEQTEGEKQESKKTVAAIGVEACEKEELIKHDEQGQKEDVAAAAVAKESANEKKAEDDDQERKLVEVSEDLGTKEEKTKEGEKESKVTEKPLKTRSVVPVITDRVNGELKTSLEALPVGEKPESTGVKCEIEDRTEMSSEEKLEAGFLAIEISSEQLKKSEGREGNKPASLGKETFDEKTEEAERKISPTSEDITGKVDTQGEAQDRTPEKKASKAHETKLTPGAPGLKSFSTSEHSVDTENDQQLIQPTDEGLQGKTGIVTTDTIKPDEITTGITPEEATGKRPPEGITNEAELLSSQEKTKPQGSPLKKLFTGTGLKKLPGKKHKGKRKKSKLGEQGEAIHHLSDSPDSPEEQKGESSASSPEEMNEVPSLEKSVDGMQVIENEDAAISDVERKRESVTRWASFKKMVTPKKHVRRPSESDKEEEIDKTKSAAVSATENAVDEDQGELKENGMDQKPEKATEEPKRKVDTSVSWEAFLCVGSSKRRARKSSSSDEETEHKLDQESQKVEESGQSKETATDAILTSSQESDQGQGNSSPEQPGSPCEGEGISTWESFKRLVTPRRKSKSRMEERTEDSVVGSSLEHSTSDGEPGKDESWVPFRKLMPGRRKKKSGGKPEPTHLEQAREDMAETTEDDSDIPAVVPLSEYEAAEQEKTEAQQAKDAEAMRERTSEEDRAEKLEETLRTEQAHEGLVHAVTVTVVEGERAVTSIEERSPSWISAALTECIEQAKEEKETETEKTFESDVIVEEAVVAAKTVPEMRKDVSDDTTASELELTSEAVTALEETAGASCAEETMEVSLAEETTEMVSAVSQLLETPDTTEEVTPVQEVEATEQNLKELNKQTQKVLHEVAERVKSADVAQLVSERTVTATVITTVQGIESEVKDDAEDEKVVGQEPLLLEQSLKQEEHKEDELQAPGSAGSIEGQTGVEESVLQEGSERSEIPAATKESTEGCENVDVLRGESQWQACEEPVVEDHEEISEVQRTVEEPSSQDRDFHVIKAVTPKEEPFAKQESSEQGELPVTDLTVDETRDECIPEVQTAVCCNSPQMQDKTEDELPTLGLTAEEPAQLEGEDKTLTMGPECTEAAVTVVPVKPERQEEIPDLDSQEQACTKGVPSRAAAQREEEEGDAVLLGVKSTEVTEVPLQHEVKTSALPSETIGSEAAADAEQSVGDGAGRQITAKDSVPILEPQCREKTTETPSESDETEGGKMEDAMLKTETHLESDTTVTEAPAQIGADSVSNSASTCPDITGNGSTVLTDLSPKKCETLSSLAEEKTVEKEQELVETSNCQDFQKEDNKNEQSMERAEEVFESGKWEAVRGDECSAAVQQEVLTVQEEGSASALLQAESLEALKVPVPVAAAAVEEHVMAETVTPADTTAETVQPLATTPEQMASEEVPVTTVDYSGFGTAELGSAEASEPQVTPASMNGVSEEQERPQSPGQPEQNGIPLNDGLSLTHVEFEKDVVQSVTIESQSTKIVLNAIQTAVHKLAETEESAAFESEQCIKFIGKSPSDTNIPELLENTQLDHQLPVKEEEIRSNEQELQQSGIVKTATLTESAEIHASVEKTKDMLLTSEMLKDGQSQNSLTIVTSPEDILRESVRLQKSTLELSTSEDSTKDPLDIHPPKLREKEVGQIMEIPDQHTGQQTCRESEEEHHHLPVEDGKTQTWKDDSCQEGTSCGVHKI; this is encoded by the exons ttggACAGACAGAACATTCCAGTGTAACTTTGAAGGAAGACACTGAAACTATGGAGACAAGTCCCTCTGACTCAAACACCAAGGATGGTATAGATGCTGAGAAGGAGGATGCTCACACAGTTAAACAGTTGCAGTCTTCGGAAGAAGACGCAGAAGACCTTGACCACGCATCTGATCCACAGTCTTATGATCTGggttttaaaaaggtttttaaatttGTTGGATTCAGATTCAcagtaaagaaggaaaagacaggaaaatcGGAAGCAGTTCAACTGcttactgtaaaaaaagaaacacaagttCCTGAAGGAGCTGATGATCAAAAAGAAGTCAGCTCGGAAGAAGTAGCGATGCCTGTGGATGCACTCTCTGCAGAAGACAACACCAAAGacacactgaaaaatgaaaaaacagaagaggaatcTCCTAAAACACCAGAAGCAAATGAGATTTGTTCTCAGTCAGCTGCCTTAGCCACTGATATTGCATCACCGTTAAGAAAATTTTTTACTCAGGGATGGACTGGatttagaaaaaagaagaattttaggAAGCCTGAAGAAGATGAACTACAGTCTCCTATGAAAGAAGAGGAGCAAGAAAAAGAGGGGGCAACATTAACAGCTGAAACCagtgaaaaggaggagaaatctGAGTTTGAGAAGCAAGAAGAGAAGAATGTGACAGCAGTAACTATTGAAGTGCATGAGAAGGAGCAAACTGAAGGTGAAAAGCAGGAGTCAAAAAAGACTGTGGCAGCCATAGGAGTTGAAGCATGTGAGAAGGAAGAGCTAATCAAGCATGATGAGCAGGGACAAAAAGAGGatgtagcagcagcagcagttgctAAAGAAAGTGCGAAtgagaaaaaagctgaagatgaTGATCAAGAAAGGAAACTGGTGGAAGTCTCAGAAGATCTCggtacaaaggaagaaaaaactaaagaaggagagaaagaaagtaaGGTGACAGAGAAACCACTAAAAACAAGGTCTGTGGTACCTGTTATCACTGACCGTGTGAACGGAGAATTGAAAACATCCTTGGAAGCCCTACCTGTGGGAGAAAAACCAGAGTCAACTGGAGTCAAGTGTGAAATAGAGGACAGAACTGAAATGTCCTCTGAAGAGAAACTTGAAGCAGGATTTTTGGCAATTGAGATTTCTAGTGAACAGCttaaaaaatctgaaggaagagaaggaaataaaccTGCTTCACTGGGGAAAGAAACATTTgatgaaaaaacagaggaagcagAACGGAAAATTTCACCCACATCAGAAGACATCACTGGAAAGGTAGACACACAAGGAGAAGCTCAAGATAGAACcccagagaagaaagcaagcaaagcacATGAGACAAAACTGACTCCAGGTGCTCCTGGATTGAAGTCCTTTTCTACTTCTGAACATTCAGTTGACACAGAGAATGATCAACAGTTAATCCAACCCACTGATGAAGGTCTACAGGGAAAAACTGGTATAGTTACGACTGATACTATCAAACCGGATGAAATAACCACAGGAATAACTCCTGAAGAGGCAACTGGAAAGAGGCCTCCAGAAGGTATCACAAATGAAGCTGAACTGCTGTCTTCTCAAGAAAAAACTAAACCACAAGGCAGCCCTTTAAAGAAACTCTTTACAGGTACTGGATTAAAAAAACTGCCTGGAAAGAAGCataaaggcaaaagaaaaaaatctaagttaGGGGAACAGGGTGAAGCAATTCATCACTTATCAGATTCCCCAGATAGCCCAGAGGAACAAAAGGGGGAGAGTTCTGCTTCTTCTCCTGAAGAGATGAATGAAGTTCCTTCTTTGGAAAAATCTGTAGATGGAATGCAGGTCATTGAAAATGAAGATGCTGCAATTTCAGatgtggagagaaaaagagaaagtgttACACGGTGGGCATCATTTAAAAAGATGGTGACTCCCAAGAAACATGTCAGAAGACCTTCTGAAAGcgacaaagaagaagaaattgatAAGACAAAGAGTGCTGCAGTGTCTGCAACTGAAAACGCTGTTGATGAAGATCAGggagaattaaaagaaaatgggatggacCAGAAACCAGAGAAAGCCACAGAAGAGCCCAAAAGAAAGGTTGACACCTCTGTGTCATGGGAAGCTTTTCTATGTGTAGGTTCCTCAAAGAGAAGAGCCAGGAAATCATCGTCATCTGATGAAGAAACTGAACATAAGCTTGATCAAGAAAGCCAAAAAGTAGAAGAATCTGGACAGAGCAAAGAAACTGCAACAGATGCAATCCTTACCAGTTCTCAGGAGAGTGATCAAGGACAAGGGAATTCTTCCCCAGAACAACCTGGAAGCCCATGCGAAGGTGAAGGTATTTCAACGTGGGAATCATTTAAAAGGTTAGTCACTCCAAGAAGGAAATCCAAAAGCAGAATGGAAGAGAGAACTGAAGACTCTGTTGTGGGATCTAGCCTGGAGCATTCAACATCAGATGGTGAGCCTGGAAAAGATGAATCGTGGGTTCCATTTAGAAAACTGATGCCTGGGCGTAGGAAGAAAAAGTCAGGTGGGAAGCCAGAACCAACTCATCTTGAACAAGCAAGAGAAGACATGGCAGAAACAACTGAAGACGACTCAGATATTCCAGCTGTTGTTCCTTTATCTGAATAcgaagcagcagagcaggagaaaacTGAAGCCCAACAAGCGAAAGATGCTGAAGCAATGAGAGAACGAACCTCAGAGgaagacagagcagaaaaattagAGGAGACCCTGAGAACTGAGCAAGCACATGAAGGGCTGGTACATGCAGTTACTGTTACTGTtgtggaaggagaaagagcGGTTACTAGTATTGAAGAAAGGTCACCATCTTGGATATCTGCTGCTCTGACAGAGTGTATTGAGCaggcaaaagaagagaaagagacagaaactgagaaaacatTTGAATCGGATGTTATTGTGGAAGAAGCAGTGGTAGCTGCTAAGACAGTGCCAGAGATGAGAAAGGATGTAAGTGATGACACCACAGCAAGTGAGCTAGAGCTAACTTCAGAAGCAGTGACAGCTCTGGAAGAGACAGCAGGAGCTTCCTGTGCTGAAGAAACGATGGAAGTATCCCTTGCTGAGGAAACAACTGAGATGGTTTCTGCTGTTTCACAGTTGTTAGAAACCCCAGATACTACAGAGGAAGTTACACCCGTACAAGAAGTAGAGGCCACTGAACAAAATTTGAAAGAATTAAACAAACAGACACAAAAAGTTCTTCATGAAGTTGCTGAAAGAGTGAAGTCAGCAGATGTAGCCCAGCTGGTTAGTGAAAGAACCGTGACAGCAACTGTAATTACAACAGTGCAAGGAATTGAGTCAGAAGTGAAAGATGATGCTGAAGATGAGAAAGTTGTAGGTCAGGAACCTCTTTTGCTTGAACAGTCCTTGAAACAGGAAGAACACAAGGAGGATGAACTCCAGGCCCCGGGAAGTGCAGGGAGCATTGAGGGCCAAACCGGAGTTGAAGAGAGTGTTCTACAGGAAGGTTCAGAGAGAAGTGAAATACCTGCTGCcacaaaagaaagcacagaaggaTGTGAAAATGTCGATGTATTGAGAGGTGAAAGCCAGTGGCAGGCATGTGAAGAACCAGTTGTAGAAGACCATGAAGAAATATCTGAAGTTCAGAGGACAGTAGAGGAACCTTCATCACAAGACAGAGACTTCCACGTTATCAAAGCAGTCACTCCCAAGGAAGAGCCGTTTGCAAAGCAGGAGTCTTCAGAACAAGGGGAACTGCCTGTAACAGATTTGACAGTAGATGAGACAAGAGATGAATGTATTCCAGAAGTGCAGACTGCC GTCTGTTGTAattctccacagatgcaggacAAGACAGAGGATGAACTCCCTACCTTGGGGCTTACAGCTGAAGAGCCTGCACAGCTTGAAGGAGAGGACAAAACCCTCACCATGGGACCAGAGTGCACAGAAGCAGCTGTCACTGTGGTCCCTGTTAAACCTGAAAGACAAGAGGAAATTCCTGACTTAGACTCACAAGAGCAAGCTTGTACTAAAGGAGTTCCTagcagggcagctgcccagagagaggaagaggaaggtgatGCTGTACTCCTTGGAGTAAAGAGCACAGAAGTCACTGAGGTTCCTCTGCAGCATGAGGTAAAAACCTCTGCCCTTCCTTCAGAAACAATTGgctcagaagcagctgcagatgCTGAGCAGAGTGTGGGGGATGGGGCTGGCAGGCAGATCACAGCAAAAGATTCTGTGCCCATCCTAGAGCCACAGTgcagagaaaaaacaactgaaaccCCCTCAGAGAGTGATGAAACTGAAGGTGGCAAAATGGAAGATGCTATGCTCAAAACTGAAACACACTTAGAGAGTGATACCACTGTCACTGAGGCTCCTGCACAGATTGGAGCAGACAGCGTATCTAATTCGGCATCAACATGCCCAGATATCACTGGAAATGGAAGCACTGTCCTCACTGACCTAAGTCCTAAGAAATGTGAAACACTAAGTAGCTTAGCTGAAGAAAAGACTgtggaaaaagaacaagaacttGTAGAAACCTCCAACTGTCAAGACTTTCAGAAAGAAGATAACAAAAATGAGCAATCGATGGAAAGAGCCGAAGAAGTATTTGAATCTGGAAAATGGGAAGCTGTGAGAGGTGATGAATGTTCAGCTGCTGTCCAGCAAGAGGTTTTAACTGTGCAAGAGGAAGGGTCTGCCTCAGCCTTGCTACAGGCTGAAAGCTTGGAGGCTCTGAAAGTGCCTGTGCCTGTAGCAGCTGCAGCAGTTGAAGAGCATGTCATGGCAGAAACCGTAACGCCTGCAGACACAACGGCCGAAACTGTACAGCCTTTGGCAACGACACCAGAGCAAATGGCTTCTGAAGAGGTCCCAGTTACTACTGTTGACTACTCAGGCTTTGGGACTGCAGAGCTTGGTAGTGCAGAAGCTTCTGAGCCTCAAGTAACTCCTGCTTCCATGAATGGAGTATCAGAGGAGCAAGAGAGGCCCCAGAGTCCAGGGCAACCTGAGCAAAATGGTATTCCTCTAAATGACGGTTTGTCTCTCACCCACGTGGAATTTGAGAAGGATGTTGTTCAGTCTGTGACTATAGAGTCCCAGAGTACAAAAATTGTACTGAATGCCATCCAGACGGCTGTTCACAAACttgcagaaacagaagagtCAGCTGCCTTTGAGTCAGAGCAGTGCATTAAGTTCATAGGGAAAAGCCCATCAGATACAAATATACCTGAACTTCTGGAAAATACGCAGTTGGATCATCAACTTCCAGTAAAAGAGGAAGAGATACGGAGTAACGAACAAGAGCTCCAGCAATCAGGAATAGTGAAAACTGCTACCTTAACAGAGTCTGCTGAAATTCATGCAAGTGTAGAGAAAACAAAGGACATGCTCTTAACTTCTGAGATGCTGAAAGATGGACAAAGTCAGAATTCTTTAACAATTGTGACTAGCCCTGAAGACATTTTAAGGGAAAGTGTGAGACTTCAGAAATCAACACTAGAACTAAGTACTTCAGAAGATTCAACCAAAGACCCCCTAGACATACACCCACCAAAATTAAGGGAAAAAGAGGTTGGGCAGATTATGGAAATCCCAGACCAACACACAGGTCAGCAAACATGCAGAGAAAGTGAGGAAGAGCACCACCACCTGCCAGTGGAAGATGGGAAAACACAGACATGGAAGGATGATAGTTGCCAAGAAGGAACATCTTGTGGAGTCCACAAAATCTGA